The genomic window AAGCAGGTGTGAGACACTGAAGACCTGTACATCAGATGGCACGCGTGCTGTAAATTGTAAGGCtggattttttgttttagatttaGTGGACCATTTTATATTGGACACAAGAATACCAGCTGGAGGCCCCCAAGAAATCCTGATGGAATCTGGCTGCACTGCTTTGATTTGAATATTCAGGGATGAATTGGAAGGTTCTGGAGAGTACCCATTCACTTCCACCATGACAGATTTCATGTCTGCCCCAATGAGATTGTGAGCAACACAGATATAGTGGCCTGCCTCTTGCTCTGTGACATCATAGATTTCAAATGTTCCCTCAGGATGCAGGTGGTATTTCTTGGATGCCATCTTGGGTGGGATTTTGTCCCCTGATGGTGTGACCCAGTAGATCTCTGGTTGAGGCTCTGCCATGGCCCTACAGTGCAATGACACTGTATGCCCACTGCCCACGGTGACATGATCTGGGAAACTCTCTGGTGTTATGAGTGGTAGGCAAATCTCCATCATGTCCCGGAAGTGTACCTGTCTAACATGCTGACCCTTGAACTCTGGTGGCCCCTCACAGAACAGGGCCTCAGGCTCCATGAAGCggacatttgttttgttcatatttATCCAGCGGACCACACAGTCGCAGCGGATTGGATTGGAATGCATGCTCACTTCCCGTAGATTGGGGAGGGATTCCACGGTGACATGGTGCAGAGCTCTGAGGGCGTTACTGTTGAGCATCAGTGTCTCAAGCTTTGGTAGCTTATAGAAAGCATTTGGATGGATGTAGGACAGTCTGGGGTTATTGGTCACCTCTATTTTGGTCAGCTCAGGCAAGTTGCACAAGGCAAAGCTGTCAATTGAAACCAGTTTGGGCATGCTGTTGATGCCCAACTCTTTAAGCTTAACCATATCTACAAAATCACCCTTTTGAATCCTCTCAATGGGATTCTTGTTGAGATCCAGAAACTTTAGGCTCTTGATCTTTCTCAGAGCAGCCTTTGGCACTTTGGAAAAAATATTGTCATAAAATGAGATGCTTTCCAAGTTGTCCAGGCCAGTGAGGGCATTGTCAGGCAGTTCTGAGAGGTTCATCCTGGCCAGCACCAGACTGCGGAGATTGCCAAGGGGACTGAAGTTCATGTCTTGGATTTGGGCAATTGGATTTTCCCCTATCATCAATATCTCCAGCTTGGGTAGAGCTTCAAACCACTCCTTCCTTATCACTTTCAGATGGTTCGAGTTCAGATGGAGCCTGAGTAGCCGTCTGAGTCCTTGGAAAGCCCCAGGACCGATAAAGGAGAGAAGGTTGTGGTTGACATAGAACTCCTGGAGATTTTGAAGGTGCTCAAGGCAATTATCCTGCAGGGTTTGAATCCAGTTTTCTTCCAGGTGCAAGGAGAGCAGTTGTGGAAGGTGGCCTAAGTGAATGTCACTCATAGTGGATA from Chanos chanos chromosome 2, fChaCha1.1, whole genome shotgun sequence includes these protein-coding regions:
- the lrrn3a gene encoding leucine-rich repeat neuronal protein 3: MKDIWVTVCLVLGLSFTAHLQARQQDNVCLKLCKCEIRAWFSPVSIYMEAPTVDCSALGLLFLPERLPEDTQVFLFQANSIAQIERPLDYLVNLTEIDLSQNNLSTMSDIHLGHLPQLLSLHLEENWIQTLQDNCLEHLQNLQEFYVNHNLLSFIGPGAFQGLRRLLRLHLNSNHLKVIRKEWFEALPKLEILMIGENPIAQIQDMNFSPLGNLRSLVLARMNLSELPDNALTGLDNLESISFYDNIFSKVPKAALRKIKSLKFLDLNKNPIERIQKGDFVDMVKLKELGINSMPKLVSIDSFALCNLPELTKIEVTNNPRLSYIHPNAFYKLPKLETLMLNSNALRALHHVTVESLPNLREVSMHSNPIRCDCVVRWINMNKTNVRFMEPEALFCEGPPEFKGQHVRQVHFRDMMEICLPLITPESFPDHVTVGSGHTVSLHCRAMAEPQPEIYWVTPSGDKIPPKMASKKYHLHPEGTFEIYDVTEQEAGHYICVAHNLIGADMKSVMVEVNGYSPEPSNSSLNIQIKAVQPDSIRISWGPPAGILVSNIKWSTKSKTKNPALQFTARVPSDVQVFSVSHLLPLTQYEVCVEFSGMRQGHMRNCVTVSTVAQSLTLEKSDIWDATMISITCLVLIMATVTCSLIYMSLRSKHLHREVNNRNPGMPQGPCTCPSCQSPEFWGSTVKINATVKDFPYNSNNSV